In Pseudomonas bubulae, the following proteins share a genomic window:
- a CDS encoding AraC family transcriptional regulator yields the protein MADRLAGLLRHYSLSARVFHSGAFCGQHHYAAPHGYIHLVRRGPITARSPVHEDLLVTEPSLLFYPRVASHRFVAAPGDTAELLCAEVDLGASTGNPLAMALPSMLLIPLADLPGLGPTLELLFAEAERDQCGRQAAIDRLYELLLIQLLRYLMDGRLGATGLLAGLADPKLARAITAMHDAPQTAWSLEALAAKAGMSRARFAAAFKDAVGVTPGDYLADWRMNVSCTLLKQGRPVAVVADRVGYGSPNALARAFRVRMGCAPRDWLAQQRGDAALSGS from the coding sequence GCATCATTACGCGGCGCCGCATGGCTATATCCATCTGGTGCGGCGCGGCCCGATTACGGCGCGTTCGCCCGTGCATGAAGATCTGCTGGTTACCGAGCCGAGCCTGCTGTTTTATCCGCGCGTGGCGTCGCATCGTTTTGTCGCCGCCCCCGGCGATACCGCTGAGCTGTTGTGTGCGGAGGTCGACCTGGGCGCTTCGACGGGCAATCCGTTGGCCATGGCCTTGCCGTCGATGCTGCTGATTCCGTTGGCGGACTTGCCCGGCCTCGGGCCGACGCTAGAGTTGCTGTTTGCCGAAGCCGAGCGCGACCAGTGCGGTCGGCAGGCCGCCATCGACCGCTTGTACGAGTTGCTACTGATCCAGTTGCTGCGTTATCTGATGGATGGGCGGCTTGGCGCCACCGGACTGCTGGCGGGCCTGGCCGACCCGAAACTCGCGCGCGCCATAACCGCCATGCACGATGCGCCGCAGACCGCGTGGTCGCTCGAGGCGCTGGCGGCGAAGGCGGGCATGTCACGCGCGCGCTTCGCCGCCGCGTTCAAGGACGCGGTGGGCGTCACGCCGGGCGACTATCTGGCCGACTGGCGGATGAACGTCAGTTGCACCCTGCTCAAGCAGGGGCGGCCGGTGGCGGTGGTGGCCGACCGCGTCGGCTACGGCAGCCCGAACGCTCTGGCGCGCGCCTTCCGCGTGCGCATGGGCTGCGCCCCGCGCGACTGGCTGGCGCAGCAGCGCGGTGACGCGGCGCTCAGCGGTTCGTGA